From Enterococcus mundtii, the proteins below share one genomic window:
- the sufB gene encoding Fe-S cluster assembly protein SufB has translation MGVPELEEYKFGFHDDVEPVFSTGEGLTEEVVREMSRIKEEPEWMLEFRLKSLEAFNKMPMQDWGPDLSDIDFNAIKYYQKPSDRPARDWDDVPEKIKETFERIGIPEAERAYLAGASAQYESEVVYHNMKDEFEKLGIVFTDTDSALKEYPELFKEYFSKLVPPTDNKLAALNSAVWSGGTFIYVPKGVKVDVPLQTYFRINAENTGQFERTLIIVDEGASIHYVEGCTAPTYSTNSLHAAIVEIFTRKDGYCRYTTIQNWSDNVYNLVTKRAKAYEGATVEWIDGNLGAKTTMKYPSVYLDGRGARGTMLSIAFAGANQIQDTGAKMIHNAPNTSSSIVSKSISKDGGEVNYRGQVTFGKDSAGSISHIECDTIIMDEWSKSDTIPFNEIHNSQVSLEHEAKVSKISEEQLYYLMSRGLTESEATEMIVMGFVEPFTKELPMEYAVELNRLISYEMEGSVG, from the coding sequence ATGGGCGTACCAGAATTAGAAGAATATAAATTTGGCTTCCACGACGACGTGGAACCCGTTTTTAGTACAGGAGAAGGCTTGACTGAAGAAGTCGTTCGGGAAATGTCACGGATCAAAGAAGAACCAGAATGGATGTTGGAGTTCCGTTTGAAATCCCTGGAAGCATTCAACAAAATGCCTATGCAAGACTGGGGACCAGACTTATCTGACATTGATTTCAATGCCATCAAATACTACCAAAAACCAAGTGACCGACCTGCTCGCGATTGGGATGACGTACCAGAAAAAATCAAAGAAACCTTTGAACGAATCGGGATCCCAGAAGCCGAACGTGCTTATTTAGCCGGCGCTTCAGCCCAATACGAATCAGAAGTCGTATACCACAACATGAAAGACGAATTCGAAAAACTCGGCATCGTCTTTACCGACACAGATTCTGCATTGAAAGAGTATCCTGAACTATTCAAAGAATACTTTTCAAAACTCGTGCCACCAACAGATAATAAACTAGCCGCACTAAACTCAGCCGTTTGGTCTGGAGGTACGTTTATCTATGTACCAAAAGGCGTCAAAGTCGATGTCCCATTACAAACCTACTTCCGAATCAACGCCGAAAACACCGGCCAATTCGAACGTACGTTGATCATCGTGGACGAAGGCGCCAGCATCCACTATGTCGAAGGCTGTACTGCACCAACCTATTCAACCAACAGTCTACACGCAGCTATCGTGGAAATCTTTACCCGCAAAGACGGCTACTGCCGCTATACAACGATCCAAAACTGGTCAGACAATGTCTATAACCTTGTAACCAAACGAGCAAAAGCCTACGAAGGCGCAACCGTTGAATGGATCGACGGCAACTTAGGAGCCAAAACAACCATGAAATACCCAAGTGTCTACTTAGACGGACGAGGCGCACGAGGCACCATGCTATCCATTGCATTTGCCGGAGCCAACCAAATCCAAGACACAGGCGCAAAAATGATCCACAACGCACCAAACACTTCAAGCTCGATCGTCTCGAAATCAATTTCAAAAGACGGCGGCGAAGTAAACTACCGAGGCCAAGTCACCTTTGGAAAAGACAGTGCCGGCTCGATCTCTCATATCGAATGTGATACCATCATCATGGACGAATGGTCCAAATCTGATACCATCCCATTCAACGAGATCCACAACAGCCAAGTCTCGTTGGAACACGAAGCAAAAGTCTCCAAAATCTCAGAAGAACAACTCTACTACCTCATGAGCCGCGGCTTGACCGAATCCGAAGCCACAGAAATGATCGTCATGGGCTTCGTCGAACCATTCACAAAAGAACTACCGATGGAATATGCGGTAGAGTTGAACCGGTTGATTAGTTATGAGATGGAAGGGTCTGTGGGGTAA
- a CDS encoding ATP-dependent nuclease: protein MIIEKVRVENFRLLKDFEIDLKEGLSLVVGKNNCGKTSVLTIMDNLLNCNNSVFKWEDFNLEFQESFRQKIFKYVKREDGIQDFGGIKMTIFINYNEKDSFLNIKNFMMDLEEDNNYVVLEFYYSCKEDKIQQLQNDLEMINISNTENDQIKFTKFMKKHSSEYFTMQRYSRGYNCSTKELTDEISEEIRMNEINKLIKFKHIKANRDATNKANDHSLSNLSAKYYKLKNDPDTLVVDEFQEVIMEMDDQLNRVYNGDNSKQGIFSDIIKSVNDFGGQSKETKITIQSSIGDKELLKENTTLYYEHSGKHLPESYNGLGYLNLIGMIFEIETIISELGNEDNGVSDINILFIEEPEAHTHPQLQYIFIKNIKKLIKTRCMEDKKIKLVLQTVLSTHSSHIVSECDFDDIRYLKLGSNGIESKNFEILKKKYEGDTQAFKFVKQYLTLSRSELFFADKAIFIEGDTERILLPFMMKKIDEVIHENGAKEDDEGVENNYLPLSSQNISIIEAGAYAHKFKHLIDFLGITVLIITDIDAAKKNKNNRLEGCSPCDATHTTNASLKDFFNLDDDPEQFNNLRSNDLSKKIFNNQYCVVYQTCENDYQANSFEDAFICTNLDFVIANKVNFEQGLKNCTKINNGNQDYYLIAKDCINKKSAFATEILYFDGVTDEIEWKVPEYIKEGLIWLKNR, encoded by the coding sequence ATGATTATTGAAAAAGTTAGGGTGGAAAACTTCAGATTACTTAAGGATTTTGAAATTGATTTGAAAGAAGGTCTTTCATTAGTAGTAGGTAAAAACAATTGTGGTAAGACTTCTGTATTGACAATCATGGATAATTTACTCAATTGCAATAATAGTGTTTTCAAATGGGAAGACTTCAATTTAGAATTTCAAGAATCTTTTAGGCAAAAAATTTTCAAGTACGTGAAAAGAGAAGATGGAATCCAAGATTTTGGTGGGATAAAGATGACTATCTTTATAAATTATAATGAGAAAGACTCATTTCTGAATATTAAAAATTTTATGATGGATCTGGAAGAAGATAATAATTATGTTGTATTAGAGTTTTACTATTCTTGTAAGGAAGATAAGATTCAACAACTACAAAATGATTTAGAGATGATCAATATATCAAACACTGAAAATGATCAAATAAAATTTACTAAGTTTATGAAAAAGCATTCTTCGGAATACTTCACTATGCAAAGATATTCGAGAGGATATAATTGCTCAACCAAAGAACTTACAGATGAGATATCTGAGGAAATTAGAATGAATGAAATAAATAAACTTATTAAATTTAAGCATATTAAAGCTAATAGAGATGCTACAAACAAGGCTAACGATCATTCTTTATCAAATTTATCAGCAAAATATTACAAATTAAAGAATGATCCAGATACTTTAGTTGTAGATGAATTTCAAGAAGTAATTATGGAAATGGATGATCAACTTAATAGAGTTTATAACGGAGATAACAGCAAACAAGGGATTTTCTCGGACATCATAAAAAGTGTTAATGATTTCGGTGGGCAATCCAAAGAAACAAAAATTACTATACAATCTTCGATTGGAGATAAGGAGCTCTTAAAAGAAAATACAACGCTGTACTATGAACATTCAGGTAAACATCTGCCGGAAAGTTATAATGGATTGGGATATTTGAATCTAATTGGTATGATTTTTGAAATAGAAACAATAATATCTGAATTAGGGAATGAGGATAACGGCGTTTCGGATATCAATATATTATTCATTGAAGAACCTGAGGCGCATACTCATCCCCAACTTCAATACATTTTTATAAAGAACATAAAAAAACTAATTAAAACAAGATGCATGGAAGACAAGAAAATAAAATTAGTTTTGCAAACAGTTTTGAGTACACATTCTTCGCATATTGTTTCTGAGTGTGATTTCGACGATATTCGATATTTGAAGCTTGGTTCTAATGGGATTGAGTCAAAAAATTTCGAAATTTTGAAAAAAAAATACGAAGGAGATACACAAGCTTTTAAATTCGTGAAACAATATCTTACATTAAGTCGGTCTGAATTATTCTTCGCGGATAAAGCGATCTTCATTGAAGGTGATACAGAAAGAATTTTATTACCTTTTATGATGAAAAAAATTGATGAAGTGATACATGAAAATGGGGCAAAGGAGGATGATGAAGGGGTTGAGAATAACTATCTCCCACTTTCGTCACAAAATATCTCAATAATTGAGGCAGGGGCTTACGCACATAAATTTAAACACCTAATAGATTTTCTCGGCATAACGGTACTAATTATTACTGATATAGATGCTGCCAAAAAGAATAAAAACAATAGATTGGAAGGTTGTTCACCTTGTGATGCTACACATACGACCAATGCTTCACTAAAAGATTTTTTTAACTTAGATGATGATCCTGAACAGTTTAATAACCTCAGATCAAATGATCTCTCCAAAAAAATTTTTAATAATCAATACTGCGTTGTATACCAGACTTGCGAGAATGACTATCAGGCTAATAGTTTTGAAGATGCATTTATTTGCACTAATCTAGATTTTGTTATTGCCAACAAGGTTAACTTTGAGCAAGGTTTAAAAAATTGTACGAAAATTAATAATGGAAATCAAGACTATTACCTTATTGCTAAGGATTGTATAAATAAAAAATCAGCATTTGCCACAGAGATTCTTTATTTTGATGGAGTTACAGATGAGATAGAGTGGAAAGTTCCCGAATACATTAAGGAGGGGCTGATATGGTTGAAAAATCGTTAG
- a CDS encoding UvrD-helicase domain-containing protein, whose amino-acid sequence MVEKSLEVEVESALNCIENKENFILTGGAGSGKTYSLISLIEQIGLIYPQKSMACITYTNNAVGEIRSRITNDKLWVSTIHEFIWNMICRFQKEIKETLVELINDSSDERKMFKKPREFDESDEIDVNYFKRNKIIYDEYYNLNSDKESKISHDHILVLAERMFKKYRKLSDILKDSFNYIFVDEYQDTSPLIKEILLTHVRKNSKKDFVVGFFGDSMQAIYDTGVGSIEDESVRRISKVQNRRNPQTVITLTNKLRTDEIEQVPSNDISAPNMKFGRVIEGTTKFVFGETLDTLEEMRHNTFFSNWDFKDGKTVKELWLTHKLNAEKAGFQNLYELYDSDLIFELITKINKKVNNGNIDPDFKTFEMIASEAQIPKGRGVLLLEVIRMHKVYSNLYSSLASRSWEQVVEIYIDKDSLLSYKYNGLTGQFEVGSKRDIILRKLDIVYELLELYHAKKYNSFLRTAKISIEKHDQKVLLNKKMNELSESAKRTIGDVILTADDFLPIRDEIFNNFINGKGHYQWNRIKNLPFEEYTNSIMYQKEFLPFGTQHSVKGSEYDNVLVVLDNGKWNKYDFRTLFNAGSTNESVKQRSAKLFYVCCTRAKRNLVVFMPTQNSDIISKAIELFGEDSVFDGDKLI is encoded by the coding sequence ATGGTTGAAAAATCGTTAGAAGTTGAAGTTGAATCAGCTTTGAATTGTATTGAAAATAAAGAGAATTTTATTTTAACTGGAGGTGCAGGCAGTGGTAAAACATACTCATTAATTTCACTAATTGAACAGATTGGATTAATCTATCCTCAAAAGTCTATGGCGTGTATTACCTATACGAATAATGCTGTTGGTGAGATTCGCTCAAGAATCACTAATGATAAATTGTGGGTATCAACAATCCATGAATTTATTTGGAATATGATTTGTCGGTTTCAAAAAGAAATAAAAGAAACTTTAGTGGAGCTTATAAATGATTCGAGTGATGAAAGAAAAATGTTTAAAAAACCTCGAGAGTTTGATGAATCTGATGAGATTGACGTTAATTACTTTAAAAGAAACAAAATTATTTATGACGAGTATTATAATTTAAATTCCGATAAAGAGAGCAAAATAAGTCATGATCATATTCTTGTTCTAGCAGAAAGAATGTTTAAAAAATATCGAAAGTTATCCGACATATTGAAAGATAGCTTTAATTACATTTTTGTTGATGAGTATCAAGATACAAGCCCCCTGATAAAAGAGATTTTATTAACTCATGTAAGAAAAAATAGTAAAAAAGATTTTGTAGTTGGTTTTTTTGGGGATTCCATGCAAGCAATCTATGATACTGGTGTTGGTTCAATTGAGGATGAATCGGTGAGAAGAATTTCTAAAGTTCAAAATAGAAGAAATCCACAAACTGTTATTACTTTAACCAATAAGTTGAGAACAGATGAGATTGAACAGGTACCGTCTAATGATATTAGTGCTCCCAATATGAAATTCGGGAGGGTAATAGAAGGTACTACGAAATTTGTTTTTGGAGAAACACTAGATACACTTGAGGAAATGAGGCATAATACTTTCTTTTCGAATTGGGATTTTAAAGATGGTAAAACTGTAAAGGAATTATGGCTAACTCACAAATTAAATGCTGAAAAAGCGGGATTTCAGAATCTGTATGAACTTTACGATTCTGATCTGATTTTTGAGTTAATAACTAAAATTAATAAGAAAGTAAATAATGGAAATATTGATCCAGATTTCAAAACTTTTGAAATGATAGCTAGTGAAGCACAGATTCCAAAAGGGAGAGGTGTTTTACTATTAGAAGTAATTAGAATGCATAAAGTATATAGCAACCTTTATTCTTCATTAGCATCACGTTCATGGGAACAAGTAGTTGAAATTTATATTGACAAAGATTCTTTGCTTTCGTACAAATATAATGGATTAACAGGACAGTTTGAAGTCGGATCCAAAAGAGATATTATACTAAGAAAACTTGATATAGTTTATGAATTATTGGAGTTATATCATGCTAAAAAGTATAATTCATTTTTGAGAACAGCAAAAATTAGTATTGAAAAACATGATCAAAAAGTACTTTTAAATAAGAAAATGAATGAATTATCTGAGTCTGCAAAAAGGACAATTGGTGATGTAATTCTAACAGCAGATGATTTTTTGCCCATCAGAGATGAGATATTCAATAATTTTATTAATGGAAAAGGACATTATCAGTGGAATCGAATTAAAAATTTACCATTTGAAGAGTATACAAACTCAATTATGTACCAAAAGGAATTTTTACCTTTTGGAACACAGCATAGTGTTAAAGGGAGTGAATACGATAATGTTCTGGTTGTTTTAGATAATGGAAAATGGAATAAGTATGATTTTCGTACACTCTTTAATGCCGGTAGTACAAATGAATCTGTAAAGCAAAGAAGTGCAAAATTGTTTTATGTTTGCTGCACAAGAGCAAAAAGGAACTTAGTTGTTTTTATGCCAACTCAGAACAGTGATATTATTAGCAAGGCAATAGAATTGTTTGGAGAAGATAGTGTATTTGATGGCGACAAGTTAATTTGA
- a CDS encoding reverse transcriptase domain-containing protein, producing the protein MCCHPNGELPQGSPVSPIISNIICHKMDQQINRFCRKYKCVYTRYAYDISISYHYLKIPHQIAKKSSDLVEIATALEQIINENGFEIQNMKNEITAYGIDNLLFEKDTILLYRENIVIF; encoded by the coding sequence ATTTGCTGCCATCCTAATGGGGAGTTACCTCAAGGAAGTCCAGTGTCACCGATTATTTCAAACATAATTTGTCATAAAATGGATCAACAAATAAATCGTTTTTGCCGAAAATATAAATGTGTTTATACTCGATATGCTTACGATATTTCAATTTCATATCACTATTTGAAAATTCCTCACCAAATTGCTAAAAAGAGCTCCGATCTTGTGGAAATTGCTACTGCTCTTGAGCAAATAATAAACGAAAATGGTTTTGAAATACAAAATATGAAAAATGAAATAACTGCCTATGGAATTGATAATTTGCTTTTTGAAAAAGATACTATATTACTTTACAGAGAAAATATAGTGATATTTTGA
- a CDS encoding cysteine desulfurase: MISPEQIRQDFPILFQEVNDEPLVYLDNAATTQKPKQVLATMTHYYSANNANVHRGVHTLAERATHDYEAAREKVRRFLNAQETAEIIFTRGTTTSLNWVAQSYGDAFVKAGDEIVISYMEHHSNIIPWQQLAKRTGATLKYIELTEEGFLDLEHATSIISEKTKIVSVAHASNVLGVINPIQELATIVHEKGGILVVDGAQSAPHIKIDVQSLDCDFFAFSGHKMCATTGTGVLYGKRKWLEQMEPVEFGGEMIDFVGLQDSTWKELPWKFEAGTPNIAGVIALGAAIDYLESIGLAGIHQYEEELVGYVLPKLQAIEGLTIYGPKDPTQRTGVISFNLENLHPHDVATALDMEGVAVRAGHHCAQPLLKYLGVAATARASFYVYNTKADADRLVQAILATKEFFQHGTI, encoded by the coding sequence ATGATTTCTCCAGAACAAATCCGTCAAGATTTCCCGATCTTATTTCAGGAAGTCAATGACGAACCCCTGGTGTATTTAGACAATGCAGCGACTACGCAAAAACCCAAACAAGTGTTAGCGACTATGACACATTATTATTCCGCAAACAATGCCAACGTCCATCGAGGCGTGCATACGTTAGCCGAACGAGCAACCCATGATTACGAAGCTGCTAGAGAAAAAGTTCGTCGCTTTTTGAATGCCCAAGAGACCGCCGAGATCATTTTCACACGTGGAACGACCACAAGTTTGAATTGGGTAGCGCAAAGCTATGGCGATGCCTTTGTCAAAGCCGGTGATGAGATCGTGATCTCTTATATGGAGCATCATTCGAACATCATCCCTTGGCAACAGTTGGCAAAACGAACAGGTGCTACTTTGAAATACATCGAATTGACCGAAGAAGGATTTCTTGATCTAGAACATGCCACTTCGATCATTTCAGAAAAAACCAAAATCGTGTCGGTCGCCCATGCCTCTAATGTATTAGGTGTCATTAATCCGATCCAAGAATTGGCGACGATCGTTCATGAAAAAGGTGGTATTTTAGTGGTAGATGGTGCACAATCTGCTCCACACATCAAAATCGATGTCCAATCACTAGACTGTGATTTCTTTGCTTTTAGCGGACATAAGATGTGCGCAACGACCGGAACAGGTGTATTATATGGAAAACGGAAATGGTTGGAACAAATGGAACCCGTTGAATTCGGTGGAGAAATGATCGACTTTGTTGGCCTACAAGACAGCACATGGAAAGAACTTCCATGGAAATTCGAAGCAGGCACACCAAACATCGCCGGTGTGATCGCACTCGGCGCAGCCATTGATTATCTTGAATCCATTGGTTTAGCAGGCATTCATCAATATGAAGAAGAACTTGTTGGTTATGTCTTACCAAAACTCCAAGCAATCGAAGGCTTGACGATCTATGGACCAAAAGACCCGACCCAACGTACAGGTGTGATTTCCTTCAACTTAGAGAACCTACATCCCCATGATGTAGCGACTGCTCTTGATATGGAAGGCGTCGCTGTTCGTGCCGGTCATCATTGTGCCCAACCATTATTGAAGTATCTAGGGGTCGCTGCGACAGCTCGTGCCAGCTTTTACGTTTATAACACAAAAGCAGATGCCGATCGTCTCGTCCAAGCAATTCTCGCAACAAAGGAGTTTTTCCAACATGGCACTATCTAA
- the sufU gene encoding Fe-S cluster assembly sulfur transfer protein SufU, producing MALSKLDNLYRHVILDHSSHPHHRGTLTESTNKIEMNNPTCGDVIELQVEIKDGKINNIAFDGSGCSISTASASMMTDAVIGKTIAEAEQLTDDFLLLVQGKEVADLEPLGDAAMLSGVAKFPARIKCATLAWKALGKAMEEDGTATVHHEHKEKE from the coding sequence ATGGCACTATCTAAATTAGACAATCTTTACCGTCACGTGATCTTGGACCACTCATCACATCCACATCATCGTGGCACGTTGACGGAATCAACGAATAAGATTGAAATGAACAACCCCACCTGTGGGGATGTCATTGAATTACAAGTCGAGATCAAAGACGGCAAAATCAATAATATCGCCTTTGACGGCAGTGGTTGCTCTATCAGTACAGCCAGTGCCTCAATGATGACCGATGCTGTCATCGGCAAAACAATTGCAGAAGCAGAGCAATTGACGGACGACTTTTTACTGCTGGTCCAAGGAAAAGAAGTCGCAGATCTTGAACCACTAGGGGACGCTGCCATGTTAAGTGGTGTCGCAAAATTCCCCGCGCGCATCAAATGCGCAACGCTTGCCTGGAAAGCACTAGGCAAAGCAATGGAAGAAGACGGTACTGCAACCGTCCATCATGAGCACAAGGAAAAGGAGTGA